From one Acidobacteriota bacterium genomic stretch:
- a CDS encoding aldehyde dehydrogenase EutE encodes MKEAGTGARPPSAGGGAFSSLDDAVAAAAVAFRALDAIGLEKRHAIVDSMREAMRANARSLAAMAVEETGLGRVEDKLRKNLLVTNKTPGPEELTPTAVSGDHGLVLVEPAPFGVIGAITPVTNPSSTIICNSIGMVAAGNTVVFNPHPSAAKVSRETVRLLDEAIVKAGGPPNTVVCMAEPSIQSAGELMKHPRIRLLVVTGGGAVVAAAMNSGKRAICAGPGNPPAVVDETADIEKAGRDIVFGHSFDNNVICTDEKEVIAVDSIADALKGAMKKAGAFELPARDLSRLENVIFEKGAGPRGHAVVNKKFIGKDASVILRELGITAGPEVRTVLVEVPNEHPLVWTEQMMPVLPLTRVKNVNEAIDLAVAAEGACFHTASMHSHDLSALSTMARRCNCSIFVKNGPNLAGLGYGGEGHTSFTIASPTGEGLTSPRSFSRWRRCTLVDHFRIV; translated from the coding sequence ATGAAGGAGGCGGGCACGGGGGCCCGACCGCCCTCGGCGGGAGGCGGTGCCTTCTCGAGCCTCGACGACGCCGTCGCTGCGGCGGCCGTCGCGTTCCGGGCCCTCGACGCGATCGGCCTCGAGAAGCGGCACGCGATCGTCGATTCGATGCGCGAAGCCATGCGGGCAAACGCGCGTTCCCTGGCGGCCATGGCCGTCGAGGAGACGGGCCTCGGGCGCGTGGAGGACAAGCTCCGGAAGAACCTCCTCGTCACGAACAAGACCCCGGGTCCCGAGGAACTGACGCCCACAGCCGTGTCGGGAGACCACGGTCTCGTTCTCGTCGAGCCGGCTCCGTTCGGCGTCATCGGGGCGATCACGCCGGTCACGAACCCGTCCTCGACGATCATCTGTAACTCGATCGGAATGGTGGCCGCGGGGAACACCGTCGTGTTCAACCCGCACCCGTCCGCCGCGAAGGTCTCGCGGGAGACGGTCCGCCTGCTGGACGAGGCGATCGTGAAGGCGGGGGGGCCGCCCAACACGGTCGTCTGCATGGCCGAGCCGTCCATTCAGTCGGCGGGCGAGCTGATGAAGCACCCGAGGATCCGGCTCCTGGTCGTCACGGGAGGCGGCGCGGTCGTGGCCGCCGCGATGAATTCCGGCAAGCGGGCCATCTGCGCCGGGCCCGGCAATCCGCCCGCCGTCGTCGACGAAACGGCCGACATCGAAAAGGCCGGGCGGGACATCGTCTTCGGGCATTCCTTCGACAACAACGTCATCTGCACGGACGAAAAAGAGGTCATCGCCGTCGACTCCATCGCCGACGCCCTGAAGGGTGCGATGAAGAAGGCGGGGGCGTTCGAGCTTCCCGCCCGCGACCTCTCGCGTCTCGAGAACGTGATCTTCGAGAAGGGGGCCGGGCCGCGCGGCCACGCCGTCGTGAACAAGAAGTTCATCGGGAAGGACGCTTCGGTGATCCTGCGCGAGCTGGGCATCACGGCGGGGCCCGAGGTGCGGACGGTTCTCGTGGAGGTCCCAAACGAGCACCCCCTCGTCTGGACGGAGCAGATGATGCCGGTTCTCCCGCTGACGCGCGTGAAGAACGTGAACGAGGCGATCGACCTCGCCGTCGCGGCCGAGGGCGCCTGCTTCCACACCGCCTCCATGCACTCCCACGACCTCTCGGCACTTTCGACCATGGCGCGCCGCTGCAACTGCTCGATCTTCGTGAAGAACGGACCGAACCTCGCCGGACTCGGGTACGGCGGCGAAGGGCACACGTCGTTCACCATCGCATCCCCGACCGGCGAGGGGCTGACGAGCCCGCGGTCGTTCTCCCGGTGGCGGCGCTGCACGCTCGTCGACCATTTCCGGATCGTGTGA
- a CDS encoding EutN/CcmL family microcompartment protein translates to MLLAKVVGTVVATRKDAKIEGLKFLLLRQVNPENLKEGGFVVANDAVGCGVGEYVLYASGSSARQTEVTKDRPCDAVIMAIVDTWEIGGQTLFEKHSSEHGYRGA, encoded by the coding sequence ATGCTCCTGGCAAAAGTCGTCGGGACCGTCGTGGCGACACGGAAGGACGCGAAAATCGAGGGGCTCAAGTTTCTGCTGCTCCGGCAGGTGAACCCCGAGAACCTCAAGGAGGGCGGCTTCGTGGTCGCGAACGACGCGGTGGGCTGCGGCGTCGGCGAGTACGTGCTCTACGCGTCCGGCTCCTCCGCCCGTCAGACCGAGGTCACGAAGGACCGCCCCTGCGACGCCGTCATCATGGCGATCGTCGACACCTGGGAGATCGGCGGGCAGACCCTCTTCGAGAAGCACTCGTCCGAGCACGGGTACCGGGGCGCCTGA
- a CDS encoding DUF1345 domain-containing protein: MTAPKVIPSEARWPVLVALLALGLLNFALPPTLILGPRWIVLAVLVALAIPTALAHRARRTSLVRNLGFAMSGVVTLALVGSLALLIAGLPKKSETPAELAKSAACLWIANVLVFAIWYWRLDAGGPFARDGRGAHTEGDFFFPQMMDGCPGPKNWSPRFVDYLFVAFNNSTAFSPTDTPVLSRWAKVLTMLQSAISLLVVGVLASRAVGLI; the protein is encoded by the coding sequence ATGACGGCGCCGAAGGTCATCCCGTCGGAGGCCCGCTGGCCCGTCCTCGTCGCGCTCCTCGCGCTCGGACTCCTCAACTTCGCCTTGCCGCCGACGCTCATTCTCGGGCCGCGCTGGATCGTCCTCGCCGTGCTCGTCGCCCTCGCCATCCCGACGGCGCTCGCGCACCGGGCCCGTCGCACGTCGCTCGTGCGCAATCTCGGTTTCGCGATGAGCGGCGTCGTGACCCTCGCCCTCGTCGGCTCCCTCGCGCTCCTCATCGCGGGCCTGCCGAAGAAGAGCGAGACGCCGGCCGAGCTCGCGAAGTCCGCGGCGTGCCTCTGGATCGCGAACGTGCTCGTCTTCGCGATCTGGTACTGGAGGCTCGACGCGGGAGGGCCGTTCGCCCGGGACGGGCGCGGCGCGCACACCGAAGGCGATTTCTTCTTCCCCCAGATGATGGACGGATGCCCGGGACCGAAGAACTGGTCCCCCCGGTTCGTGGACTATCTCTTCGTCGCCTTCAACAACTCGACGGCTTTCTCGCCCACCGACACGCCCGTCCTCTCGCGCTGGGCGAAGGTCCTGACGATGCTGCAGTCGGCCATCTCGCTCCTGGTCGTGGGAGTTCTCGCGTCGCGGGCCGTCGGCCTGATCTGA
- a CDS encoding 4Fe-4S binding protein — protein MKDVYRKLQEHIDVMPVGFPATESGVELSILRRLFTPEEAEAALLLSALPEPLARIHRRAPRGRWTAAELETLLDRLAAKGSIMGGAHGGGRKKKWSKAMLALGMYEFQVDRITPELQRDMERYIAEGFAGAFLGPKTKQMRTIPVNARIVVERTVGRYDDARELVSGGEGPWAVMNCVCRQGRDLTGEPCRQTDERRTCLALKGVARHLLETGSAEALTREQALALLERAERDGMVVQPENAQDPLFICFCCGCCCGVLRMAKEFPRPADVIHSNFRAEVEGEACIDCEACRTRCPMDALEARDGKTAVDHGRCIGCGACIGVCPSEALRLVEKESPAAPPETHMALYKKILVERFGILGTARMIGSAILGRRV, from the coding sequence GTGAAAGACGTCTATCGGAAGCTCCAGGAGCACATCGACGTCATGCCGGTCGGTTTCCCGGCGACGGAGAGCGGCGTCGAGCTCTCGATCCTCCGCCGGCTCTTCACTCCCGAGGAGGCCGAGGCGGCGCTCCTCCTCTCCGCCCTTCCGGAGCCGCTCGCGCGCATCCACCGCCGCGCGCCGAGAGGGCGCTGGACGGCGGCGGAGCTCGAGACGCTCCTCGACCGCCTCGCCGCGAAGGGCTCGATCATGGGCGGCGCCCACGGCGGCGGACGGAAAAAGAAGTGGAGCAAGGCGATGCTGGCGCTCGGCATGTACGAGTTCCAGGTCGACCGGATCACTCCCGAGCTGCAGCGCGACATGGAGCGGTACATCGCGGAGGGCTTCGCGGGCGCGTTCCTCGGGCCGAAGACGAAGCAGATGCGCACGATCCCGGTGAACGCGAGAATCGTCGTGGAGCGCACGGTCGGCCGCTACGACGACGCGCGCGAGCTCGTCTCGGGCGGCGAGGGACCCTGGGCCGTGATGAACTGCGTCTGCCGGCAGGGGCGGGACCTCACGGGCGAGCCCTGCCGCCAGACCGACGAGCGGAGGACCTGTCTCGCCCTGAAGGGCGTCGCGCGCCACCTTCTCGAGACGGGCTCGGCGGAGGCGCTGACGCGCGAGCAGGCTCTCGCGCTTCTCGAGCGGGCCGAGCGCGACGGGATGGTCGTCCAGCCGGAGAACGCGCAGGACCCGCTCTTCATCTGCTTCTGCTGCGGCTGCTGCTGCGGCGTCCTTCGGATGGCGAAGGAGTTCCCGCGCCCCGCGGACGTCATCCACTCGAACTTCCGGGCCGAGGTGGAGGGCGAAGCCTGCATCGACTGCGAAGCGTGCCGCACGCGCTGTCCGATGGACGCGCTCGAGGCCCGGGACGGGAAGACGGCCGTCGATCACGGCCGCTGCATCGGCTGCGGCGCCTGCATCGGCGTCTGCCCCTCGGAGGCGCTCCGCCTCGTCGAGAAGGAAAGTCCGGCCGCGCCGCCGGAGACCCACATGGCGCTTTACAAGAAGATCCTCGTCGAGCGGTTCGGGATCCTCGGAACCGCCCGAATGATCGGATCGGCGATTCTCGGCCGGCGGGTCTGA
- a CDS encoding BMC domain-containing protein gives MEESSGPALAMLLFGEIPPGLRVLDALAKEAEVDVLRTGTIHCGHYLILFGGEVGPVERSWRRALDAAGPSVVDEMLLPNAEARLAPAIGTGAIRWPAPGDTLGVLQAATPPALVRAVDAALKGALVELVELRVGDGLGGKAIASLWGETHDVEAAIDLARASLEKAGATGASTAVIPRADPAVREALGSGSRFFKEFRG, from the coding sequence ATGGAGGAGAGCTCCGGCCCCGCCCTCGCGATGCTCCTCTTTGGCGAGATCCCGCCGGGCCTGCGCGTTCTCGACGCCCTCGCCAAGGAAGCGGAGGTGGACGTGCTCCGGACGGGCACGATCCACTGCGGCCACTACCTGATCCTGTTCGGCGGAGAGGTCGGGCCGGTGGAGCGCTCGTGGCGCCGCGCGCTCGACGCCGCGGGACCCTCCGTCGTCGACGAGATGCTCCTCCCGAACGCCGAGGCGCGACTCGCGCCCGCGATCGGGACAGGGGCCATCCGCTGGCCCGCGCCCGGCGACACGCTCGGCGTCCTGCAGGCCGCGACGCCGCCGGCGCTCGTTCGGGCCGTCGACGCCGCGCTCAAGGGGGCGCTCGTGGAGCTCGTGGAACTGCGCGTCGGGGACGGCCTTGGCGGCAAGGCGATCGCGAGCCTCTGGGGCGAGACGCACGACGTCGAGGCCGCGATCGACCTCGCGCGGGCCTCCCTCGAGAAGGCGGGCGCCACGGGCGCTTCGACCGCCGTCATCCCGCGGGCCGATCCGGCCGTCCGCGAAGCCCTCGGCTCGGGGAGCCGATTCTTCAAGGAGTTCCGGGGATGA
- a CDS encoding BMC domain-containing protein yields the protein MAEALGMIECRSFAAMVEAADAMVKAAKVELVSYEKTGGGFVTAIIRGDVAAVKAAVDAGQNGATRVGDIVTTHIIARPHVNVDLVLPLGRKAEVEKEIGAHGGKK from the coding sequence ATGGCTGAAGCACTGGGGATGATCGAATGCCGCTCCTTCGCCGCGATGGTCGAAGCGGCCGACGCGATGGTGAAGGCCGCGAAGGTCGAGCTCGTGAGCTACGAGAAGACGGGGGGCGGCTTCGTGACCGCCATCATCCGGGGAGACGTCGCGGCCGTGAAAGCGGCCGTGGACGCGGGCCAGAACGGGGCAACGCGCGTCGGCGACATCGTCACCACGCACATCATCGCCCGCCCGCACGTCAACGTCGACCTCGTCCTTCCGCTCGGCCGAAAGGCGGAGGTCGAGAAGGAGATCGGCGCGCACGGCGGCAAGAAGTAG
- the glnA gene encoding type I glutamate--ammonia ligase, producing the protein MFQQFDEAAAHIRQHGITMVDLKFCDLAGRWRHVTLPAERFTPELMEDGVGFDGSSVGLRSVKSGDLVLVPDLTTAFLDPFPEEKTLSFLCRILEADDRSPVLFDPRTIAKRAEERLRASGVGTRSLWGPEFEFYLFDGVAYENGVNVASYRVESSEADWRSHELGSGFTIPRHGGYHALPPQDHLDDARTKISRILESVGVPVKYHHHEVGGPGQCEIEIPLLPLLDACDAVLMVKYVVRRAAKKMGLTATFMPKPLYGEAGSGMHCHQLVFDGERNAYFDPAGYGCVSETGRFAIGGLLHHGAAVMALTNPSTNSYRRLVPGFEAPVTAIYSLGNRSAAIRIPKYANRPESARFEFRPPDATCNPYLAMAAQLLAGLDGIEKKMDPTALGFGPFDGDVMALPAEVKAKIRALPTALDESLDALETDHAFLVKDGVFPADLVPRWIQKKREEDREVRNRPHPYEIELYYDL; encoded by the coding sequence ATGTTCCAGCAATTCGACGAGGCCGCCGCGCACATCCGCCAGCACGGCATCACGATGGTCGACCTGAAGTTCTGCGACCTCGCAGGCCGCTGGCGGCACGTGACGCTCCCCGCCGAGCGGTTCACGCCCGAGCTGATGGAAGACGGCGTCGGATTCGACGGCTCGTCCGTGGGCCTGCGCTCCGTGAAGTCCGGCGACCTTGTCCTCGTCCCCGACCTCACGACGGCCTTTCTCGACCCGTTCCCCGAGGAGAAAACGCTCAGCTTCCTCTGCCGGATTCTCGAGGCCGACGACCGCTCGCCGGTTCTCTTCGACCCGCGCACGATCGCCAAGCGCGCCGAGGAGCGCCTCCGCGCGAGCGGAGTCGGAACGAGGAGCCTCTGGGGCCCGGAGTTCGAGTTCTACCTGTTCGACGGCGTCGCCTACGAGAACGGCGTGAACGTCGCGAGCTACCGCGTGGAATCGTCCGAGGCGGACTGGCGGAGCCACGAGCTCGGCTCGGGGTTCACGATCCCCCGGCACGGCGGCTATCACGCGCTCCCGCCGCAGGACCACCTCGACGACGCGCGGACGAAGATCTCGCGCATCCTCGAGTCGGTCGGCGTCCCCGTGAAGTACCACCACCACGAGGTGGGCGGGCCCGGCCAGTGCGAGATCGAGATCCCGCTCCTCCCGCTCCTCGACGCGTGCGACGCCGTCCTCATGGTCAAGTACGTCGTCCGGCGCGCCGCGAAGAAGATGGGGCTCACGGCCACGTTCATGCCGAAGCCGCTCTACGGCGAGGCGGGCAGCGGCATGCACTGCCACCAGCTCGTCTTCGACGGCGAGCGCAATGCCTACTTCGACCCCGCGGGTTACGGCTGCGTGAGCGAGACCGGGCGCTTCGCGATCGGCGGCCTCCTCCACCACGGCGCGGCCGTGATGGCGCTCACGAACCCCTCGACGAACTCGTACCGCCGCCTCGTCCCGGGCTTCGAGGCGCCCGTCACCGCGATCTACTCGCTCGGAAACCGCAGCGCGGCGATCCGGATTCCGAAGTACGCGAACCGCCCCGAGAGCGCGCGGTTCGAGTTCCGCCCGCCCGACGCCACGTGCAACCCGTACCTCGCGATGGCGGCGCAGCTCCTCGCGGGCCTCGACGGCATCGAGAAGAAGATGGACCCGACAGCGCTCGGCTTCGGACCGTTCGACGGCGACGTCATGGCGCTGCCGGCCGAGGTGAAGGCGAAGATACGCGCCCTCCCGACCGCGCTCGACGAATCGCTCGACGCGCTCGAGACCGACCACGCGTTCCTCGTGAAAGACGGCGTCTTCCCCGCCGACCTCGTCCCGCGCTGGATCCAGAAGAAGCGCGAGGAGGACCGCGAGGTGAGGAACCGCCCGCACCCCTACGAGATCGAGCTCTATTACGACCTCTGA
- the deoC gene encoding deoxyribose-phosphate aldolase, protein MKPAAGPVVLAADHGGFALKEAIKRHLNAQGRDVLDVGTSSTEPCDYPVFARAAGEAVASGRAWRGVVVDGAGIGSSMVANKIPGVRAAMAFDLATARNAREHNDANVLTLGAGYLAEELALGIVDVFLSTDCTVERHQRRVAMIDAIDKSRGNAPEDPRRPPGSRSSPSMASPDLESLIGRITQILASNPSLLVPPTCAGPAAGGEACTGCPIGGHCATRCADTVRSMIACVGPGCRVSGAPGGGEVPRDLAGFIDHTLLRADATYSDIDKLCDEAAQFGFASVCVNPIFVRRCAVRLAGKSPVVCSVVGFPLGATSRETKALEARRAVRDGASEIDMVIAVGALKSGDLKYVEDDIRAVAETAHDGGAILKVILETSLLTDDEKVAGCVAARKARADFVKTSTGFSTGGATAHDVELMARAVDRKLGVKASGGIRSAEDAEKLIAAGATRIGASVGVKIVQEARGIAVDSRKEAKGSY, encoded by the coding sequence ATGAAACCCGCTGCGGGACCGGTGGTCCTTGCCGCCGACCACGGCGGTTTTGCGCTGAAGGAAGCGATCAAGCGGCACCTCAACGCGCAGGGCAGGGACGTCCTCGACGTCGGGACGAGCTCGACGGAGCCGTGCGATTACCCCGTCTTTGCGCGCGCCGCCGGCGAGGCCGTCGCCTCGGGACGGGCGTGGCGGGGGGTCGTCGTCGACGGCGCCGGCATCGGGTCCTCCATGGTCGCCAACAAGATCCCGGGAGTCCGCGCGGCCATGGCCTTCGACCTCGCAACCGCGCGGAACGCGCGGGAGCACAACGACGCAAACGTCCTGACGCTCGGCGCCGGGTACCTCGCCGAGGAGCTCGCGCTCGGAATCGTCGACGTCTTCCTGTCCACCGATTGCACCGTGGAGCGCCACCAGCGCCGAGTCGCTATGATCGACGCCATCGACAAGAGCCGGGGGAACGCGCCGGAGGACCCGCGCCGTCCGCCGGGCTCGAGGAGTTCGCCGTCCATGGCCTCACCCGACCTCGAATCGCTCATCGGCCGGATCACGCAGATCCTCGCCTCGAATCCGTCGCTCCTCGTCCCGCCGACGTGCGCGGGGCCGGCGGCCGGAGGCGAGGCCTGTACCGGCTGCCCAATCGGGGGCCACTGCGCGACGCGCTGCGCCGATACGGTTCGTTCGATGATCGCGTGCGTGGGGCCCGGGTGCCGCGTGTCGGGCGCGCCCGGAGGCGGCGAGGTGCCCAGGGACCTCGCCGGGTTCATCGACCACACGCTTCTCCGCGCCGACGCCACCTACTCGGACATCGACAAGCTGTGCGACGAGGCCGCCCAGTTCGGCTTCGCGTCGGTCTGCGTCAACCCGATCTTCGTCAGGCGTTGCGCCGTCCGGCTCGCCGGCAAGTCCCCCGTCGTCTGCTCGGTGGTGGGCTTTCCGCTGGGGGCAACGTCCCGGGAGACCAAGGCTCTCGAGGCTCGGCGGGCCGTCCGGGACGGGGCGAGCGAAATCGACATGGTGATCGCGGTCGGGGCGCTCAAGTCGGGCGACCTGAAGTACGTGGAGGACGACATCCGGGCCGTGGCCGAGACCGCCCACGACGGAGGCGCGATCCTCAAGGTGATCCTGGAAACGTCGCTCCTGACCGACGACGAGAAAGTCGCCGGCTGCGTGGCGGCCCGCAAGGCCCGGGCGGACTTCGTGAAGACGTCGACGGGGTTCTCCACGGGCGGCGCCACGGCTCACGACGTGGAGCTCATGGCCCGAGCCGTCGACCGCAAGCTCGGCGTGAAGGCGTCGGGAGGGATCCGGTCGGCCGAGGACGCCGAGAAGCTCATCGCCGCCGGCGCCACGCGGATCGGAGCCTCCGTCGGCGTGAAGATCGTCCAGGAAGCTCGGGGGATCGCCGTCGACTCTCGCAAGGAAGCGAAAGGGTCGTATTGA
- a CDS encoding ABC transporter permease — MNVPAFLAKRFLAGSRRGLPKTVSVLALCGVALGAASLVVAMGLMSGYRHDLAERIAGTSAEIIVMPDAATAPDEARRALEALPNVSAVARTGFAPALVLSAAAPQGADALVKALDLPAGLATTRLLGRVPGVEAAFASLRARGETPVLLGSGLARRLGVTVGSRVVLETASPALSAGVASPARTALTVAAVVETGFSEVDDSWSVLALRDFDRIAPPDARVGVLEVKLESASGSTETVASARALLGPGATVLDWKVLNRDLFQALAVQQTLLFVVLTLIVAVAAGTVVSSLVVLLAEKTRDVGVLAALGAPPRVIARTFRLSGLILGGGGLVLGVLFGLLVCAFLTTFHVVRFPPEIAKVYYLAWMPFRPEPLHVAAILGVGLLLVLAASALPARRAARLNPSDALRYE, encoded by the coding sequence GTGAATGTCCCCGCCTTCCTCGCGAAACGCTTCCTCGCGGGCTCGAGGCGGGGGCTGCCGAAGACGGTCTCGGTCCTCGCGCTCTGCGGCGTGGCGCTCGGGGCGGCGTCTCTCGTCGTGGCGATGGGCCTCATGTCCGGTTACCGGCACGACCTCGCCGAGCGCATTGCGGGCACGAGCGCCGAGATCATCGTGATGCCCGACGCGGCCACGGCCCCCGATGAGGCCCGAAGAGCCCTCGAGGCCCTCCCGAACGTCTCCGCGGTCGCCCGCACGGGCTTCGCGCCCGCGCTCGTCCTGTCGGCCGCCGCGCCGCAGGGCGCCGACGCCCTCGTCAAGGCTCTCGACCTCCCGGCCGGGCTCGCGACGACGCGCCTCCTCGGACGTGTCCCGGGGGTGGAGGCCGCGTTCGCCTCGCTCCGGGCCAGGGGGGAGACCCCCGTCCTCCTCGGGTCGGGCCTCGCGCGGCGGCTCGGCGTCACGGTCGGCTCGCGCGTCGTCCTCGAGACCGCGTCCCCGGCGCTCTCGGCGGGCGTCGCTTCGCCGGCGCGGACCGCGCTGACCGTCGCGGCCGTCGTGGAAACGGGATTCTCCGAGGTCGACGACTCGTGGTCCGTTCTCGCGCTGAGAGACTTCGACCGCATCGCCCCCCCGGACGCGCGCGTGGGCGTCCTCGAGGTGAAGCTCGAGAGCGCCTCCGGGTCCACGGAGACCGTCGCCTCGGCGCGGGCGCTCCTCGGCCCGGGCGCGACGGTGCTCGACTGGAAGGTCCTGAACCGCGACCTCTTCCAGGCTCTCGCCGTCCAGCAGACGCTGCTCTTCGTCGTCCTGACCCTGATCGTCGCGGTCGCGGCCGGGACCGTCGTGTCGTCGCTCGTGGTCCTCCTCGCGGAGAAAACGCGCGACGTCGGCGTGCTCGCGGCGCTCGGCGCGCCCCCTCGCGTCATCGCGCGGACGTTCCGGCTTTCCGGCCTCATCCTCGGCGGCGGAGGCCTCGTGCTCGGAGTCCTTTTCGGCCTCCTCGTCTGCGCGTTCCTCACCACGTTCCACGTCGTACGCTTCCCGCCCGAGATCGCGAAGGTGTACTACCTCGCGTGGATGCCGTTCCGTCCCGAGCCGCTGCACGTCGCCGCCATCCTCGGCGTCGGGCTCCTTCTTGTCCTCGCCGCGTCCGCGCTCCCGGCGCGGCGTGCGGCGCGTCTGAACCCGTCGGATGCGCTCCGGTACGAGTGA
- a CDS encoding EutN/CcmL family microcompartment protein: MKLGRVIGTLVATMKPDAMKGLKLLIVRPLTADLKDDGEPFVATDASAQASSGDLVTWEASREAALLHDPWFIPVDHAIVGIVDQHALESPERAP, encoded by the coding sequence ATGAAATTGGGCAGGGTCATCGGCACGCTCGTGGCGACGATGAAGCCCGACGCGATGAAGGGGCTCAAGCTCCTCATCGTCCGCCCGCTCACGGCGGACCTCAAGGACGACGGCGAGCCGTTCGTGGCCACCGACGCGTCCGCGCAGGCTTCCTCCGGCGACCTCGTCACGTGGGAGGCGTCTCGCGAGGCGGCCCTCCTTCACGACCCGTGGTTCATTCCGGTCGACCACGCCATCGTCGGAATCGTCGACCAGCACGCGCTGGAGAGTCCGGAGCGGGCGCCATGA